Proteins encoded by one window of Gambusia affinis linkage group LG17, SWU_Gaff_1.0, whole genome shotgun sequence:
- the st8sia5 gene encoding alpha-2,8-sialyltransferase 8E isoform X2 yields MLRRRMAYTDPSSGKDILGSRSLCFIFICAFGLVTLLQQILYGKNYIKSAQQFSRVKGDETGNWTGPVNFFDDGSLKPARNGRKRYLENYDGSFEFNSTACRELRQEIMDVKVLTMVKTSELFERWRNLQICKWEQNKEETSNFKMSLSRCCNAPSFLFTTKRNTPSGSKLRYEVDTSGILPITTEIFKMFPDDMPFSKSQFKKCAVIGNGGIIKNSKCGKEIDSADFVFRCNVPPINEKYSADVGTKTDLVTINPSIITERFQKLEKWRRPFYEVLQNYENSSVVLPAFYNTRNTDVSFRVKYMLDDFNSQRGVFFFHPQYLLSVQRFWAVQGVRAKRLSSGLMLVTAAMELCEEVHLYGFWAFPMNPAGIFITHHYYDNVKPRPGFHAMPHEIFNFIHMHTRGILHVHTGRCT; encoded by the exons ATGCTGCGCCGAAGGATGGCATACACCGACCCGTCGTCGGGCAAAGATATACTCGGCAGTAGATCCCtgtgtttcatatttatttgcgCATTTGGACTCGTCACGCTTTTACAACAGATTCTTTATGGGAAAAACTACATCAAGAG TGCACAACAGTTTAGCCGAGTCAAAGGGGACGAGACCGGAAATTGGACCGGCCCCGTTAATTTCTTCGATGACGGATCTCTGAAGCCTGCCAGAAATGGGAGGAAAAG GTATCTGGAAAATTATGATGGCTCTTTTGAATTCAACTCCACGGCTTGCAGGGAGCTCAGACAGGAGATTATGGACGTCAAAGTCCTGACGAT GGTTAAAACTTCAGAGCTGTTTGAAAGATGGCGAAACCTACAAATCTGCAAGTGGGAGCAAAACAAAGAGGAGACGAGCAACTTTAA GATGTCTCTGTCCCGCTGCTGTAATGCTCCATCCTTTTTGTTCACCACCAAGAGAAACACTCCTTCGGGCTCCAAGCTAAGGTACGAGGTGGACACCAGTGGCATCCTTCCTATTACCACGGAGATTTTCAAGATGTTCCCAGAT GATATGCCATTTTCCAAATCCCAGTTCAAAAAGTGTGCTGTCATTGGAAATGGTGGCATCATCAAGAACAGCAAATGCGGAAAGGAAATCGATTCAGCCGATTTTGTTTTCAG ATGCAATGTCCCCCCCATCAATGAGAAATACTCAGCAGATGTGGGCACCAAGACAGACCTGGTGACCATAAATCCAAGTATTATTACAGAGAG ATTTCAGAAGCTAGAGAAATGGCGGCGGCCATTTTACGAAGTCCTCCAGAACTACGAGAACTCATCAGTGGTGCTACCTGCCTTTTACAACACCCGCAACACTGACGTGTCTTTCCGAGTTAAGTACATGCTGGACGATTTCAACTCCCAGAGAGGCGTGTTCTTCTTCCACCCGCAGTATCTCCTGAGCGTGCAGCGTTTCTGGGCGGTGCAGGGCGTCCGGGCCAAGCGACTTAGCAGCGGCCTGATGCTCGTGACGGCCGCCATGGAGCTCTGCGAGGAGGTGCACCTCTACGGTTTCTGGGCGTTTCCCATGAACCCAGCCGGCATCTTTATTACTCACCATTACTACGACAACGTGAAGCCACGGCCAGGCTTCCACGCTATGCCTCATGAAATTTTTAACTTCATTCACATGCACACGCGTGGGATCCTCCATGTACATACGGGGCGCTGCACATGA
- the st8sia5 gene encoding alpha-2,8-sialyltransferase 8E isoform X1 has product MLRRRMAYTDPSSGKDILGSRSLCFIFICAFGLVTLLQQILYGKNYIKSAQQFSRVKGDETGNWTGPVNFFDDGSLKPARNGRKRCFRQNIQPGSQISVIVTPCLADIKKKKKRSQRYLENYDGSFEFNSTACRELRQEIMDVKVLTMVKTSELFERWRNLQICKWEQNKEETSNFKMSLSRCCNAPSFLFTTKRNTPSGSKLRYEVDTSGILPITTEIFKMFPDDMPFSKSQFKKCAVIGNGGIIKNSKCGKEIDSADFVFRCNVPPINEKYSADVGTKTDLVTINPSIITERFQKLEKWRRPFYEVLQNYENSSVVLPAFYNTRNTDVSFRVKYMLDDFNSQRGVFFFHPQYLLSVQRFWAVQGVRAKRLSSGLMLVTAAMELCEEVHLYGFWAFPMNPAGIFITHHYYDNVKPRPGFHAMPHEIFNFIHMHTRGILHVHTGRCT; this is encoded by the exons ATGCTGCGCCGAAGGATGGCATACACCGACCCGTCGTCGGGCAAAGATATACTCGGCAGTAGATCCCtgtgtttcatatttatttgcgCATTTGGACTCGTCACGCTTTTACAACAGATTCTTTATGGGAAAAACTACATCAAGAG TGCACAACAGTTTAGCCGAGTCAAAGGGGACGAGACCGGAAATTGGACCGGCCCCGTTAATTTCTTCGATGACGGATCTCTGAAGCCTGCCAGAAATGGGAGGAAAAG ATGTTTCCGTCAGAATATTCAGCCAGGTTCACAGATCTCCGTAATAGTCACACCCTGCCTAGCTgatattaagaagaaaaaaaaacgctctCAAAG GTATCTGGAAAATTATGATGGCTCTTTTGAATTCAACTCCACGGCTTGCAGGGAGCTCAGACAGGAGATTATGGACGTCAAAGTCCTGACGAT GGTTAAAACTTCAGAGCTGTTTGAAAGATGGCGAAACCTACAAATCTGCAAGTGGGAGCAAAACAAAGAGGAGACGAGCAACTTTAA GATGTCTCTGTCCCGCTGCTGTAATGCTCCATCCTTTTTGTTCACCACCAAGAGAAACACTCCTTCGGGCTCCAAGCTAAGGTACGAGGTGGACACCAGTGGCATCCTTCCTATTACCACGGAGATTTTCAAGATGTTCCCAGAT GATATGCCATTTTCCAAATCCCAGTTCAAAAAGTGTGCTGTCATTGGAAATGGTGGCATCATCAAGAACAGCAAATGCGGAAAGGAAATCGATTCAGCCGATTTTGTTTTCAG ATGCAATGTCCCCCCCATCAATGAGAAATACTCAGCAGATGTGGGCACCAAGACAGACCTGGTGACCATAAATCCAAGTATTATTACAGAGAG ATTTCAGAAGCTAGAGAAATGGCGGCGGCCATTTTACGAAGTCCTCCAGAACTACGAGAACTCATCAGTGGTGCTACCTGCCTTTTACAACACCCGCAACACTGACGTGTCTTTCCGAGTTAAGTACATGCTGGACGATTTCAACTCCCAGAGAGGCGTGTTCTTCTTCCACCCGCAGTATCTCCTGAGCGTGCAGCGTTTCTGGGCGGTGCAGGGCGTCCGGGCCAAGCGACTTAGCAGCGGCCTGATGCTCGTGACGGCCGCCATGGAGCTCTGCGAGGAGGTGCACCTCTACGGTTTCTGGGCGTTTCCCATGAACCCAGCCGGCATCTTTATTACTCACCATTACTACGACAACGTGAAGCCACGGCCAGGCTTCCACGCTATGCCTCATGAAATTTTTAACTTCATTCACATGCACACGCGTGGGATCCTCCATGTACATACGGGGCGCTGCACATGA